The DNA segment GTGATGACTTGCTTGGTAGCGGTTACTGTTCCAGTAGTTACCTTGTTTGTACCCTCGCCGGTTTCGATAGTTACGTTAGCAGCATCAAACGGCGTAGCAGAAGTATCGATCGTATCGTTGCCTGCAGTACCTTTTATGCTTACGATTTTAGTATTCGCCGCAACGGTTGTAATAGTACCGGACTCAACATTTCTTAAGCCGCTAAAGTCGATCTTCGTAAGCTCTGCCGCGTTTGTGCCGCTAAATTCATATTTATCCTGCAAACCTTCGCCCATATCTCCAGAGACGGTAACGGTTTTTAGATCCTTACCCACAGTAACTACTTTTGTCGCAACTGCTACTTTTAGCGTGTCATTTTGCCCAGAAGCGCTAACGGTAGCGTTAAAGTCTTTAGAATTTGCATCCTGTTTAGCTATGAGGCTTATCTGTCCGGCTGTGCCGCTAGTAGCATCGAGTGCCGTTTGCGTAGAGCCTTTATATACGATAGTGTCTGCTTGTATGCCCTTTAGAGAGTTTGCGCCTATAGTACCGCTTAGGTCGATAGAAACCTTATCGGCCGTCACTTCATTGGCTGCACTAAATTTTACCAAACCTCTAGTATTTCCGGCATCTATATCAACAGTACTACCTGCTTTTAGGTCAATTTTACCGATCTGAGCACCAGTTCCGCCACTGTTTATAACGTCTTTTAGAGTGATCTTTAGGCTATCGACGACTCTATCAGCAGGAGTAGAGTGGTCTATGTCGTCTATTTTTAAAGTCGTAGACGTAGCGGTTCTATCATGGATGCTTTTGATATTAGTAGCGTTGATTACGATATTTTTAGCTATAAGCTTACCTATATCAAGCTTGCCTTCAACATCTTTAGCTGTGATATTGATATCGTTTTGAGCCGTTAGTTTGCTGCCGACGCCTATTTTAACGTCATGTCTAACCGAACTAACGTCAAAGGTAATCCCGCTTTTTTTAGAGGTTATGTCACCGCCTATCTCTAGCCATCCTACGTTGTTTGCCACCAAATTCACTTCGCCGCCGACTTTTATTACGCCTACTTTTATGCCATTAGTGATATTTTTTAGATTAATATTTGCACCCGCATTGCTAGCTTCTTTTGTCGTAATATCGCCAATGTTAAGATTTTTAACCGTTGCGCCGCCTAGAGTACTAGTAGTTAGGTCGTTTACTTTCACGCTTACGCCGTTTTCGGAGCTTATAGAACCTAAATTTTTAAGGTCGATAAGAGAACCTACTGCTAAAGGCGCGCCTCCTTTTACGTTTATATCGGAGACGAATTTAAGAGTATCGTTATTGCCTAAATCAAAGCTTCCAGAAGTTGTCAAATTTAGTTTAGCAATATTTGTAGAATTCGTATCGGTTTTTAGAGTAAATTTATTAGGATTTGCGCTAACTATGTTTACAGTTTTTAGCAAGGTCGAGTTATCTAGACTTATACCTGAATCTACCGTAGTGTTTACATTTAGATTTAAGGTATTAGCTTTAGGTAGCTCTAGTATGCTATCTGAGTTAGTAGAGCCGGCAGTTGTTATGACTGAAGCGTCTAAATTTACGGTAACGTTTCTAGATTCTGATAATCTAATCTTGCCCGCCATAGCCGTAGGCGAAGTCGCGTTATCTATCTTATAGTTTACGGTCTCTACGGAGGTATCGTTTACGTGGACTTTACCTGCGCCGCTACCTTCTGCATCCGTGGCATAAGGGCTGACTTTTTTAGTTAAATTTACCGTTTTGATACTTGAGCTGGTTACGACTAGTTCATTGTCTAGCTGACCTACTTTTAGGGTCTCTATATCGTTTTGTCCGACCAAGTCTAGTCTAGTTACGCCGCTAGGGTTTTTATCCAATAACTCGATATTTTCTACGCCCTTTAACGTCATCTTTTTTAGACCTTGGAGACTTCTAACCTGGAGAGTATCGGTGCCGGCGCCAGCGTCGATAGAGGAAGAATTAACAGTAAGCTCGCCAACCACTATAGTGTCGTTACCGCTACCGCTTTTTACGGAGCTATATTTGCGGGAATCGCTTAGATCCGCAGTTAAATTTCCGGTCATAGTAGAGGCGTCAAGGCTTTTTACGAAATCCGTACTAGCAGGGGTCGTATCCCTATCCTTCGTTGCGATATCTAGATCCGCTGCGCCTTTTACCGTTATAGCTTTATTTTGAACTTCTTTTATATAGCTTTTAGCGTCTTTTGTGGTG comes from the uncultured Campylobacter sp. genome and includes:
- a CDS encoding surface layer protein SapB11; this encodes MAVTQAQVAQLYVALFNRAPEGAGFNAWVAAGATKTVAQMANEMLASPATPPYFASLGIDISTDRGYVENIYKNILGKDYSQDPDGINAWVRHLQLGNSRGDTLVKLFEVATSAEARAADPVAAQTFANKTEVSAYMAQKIASIDSDGNGGYDYTPFQEIIRSTNSTNLAAQKARIDAMATVTTHTLTTEDQTITGGEGLDVFSAVSSSYADRNTLKVNDKLDGGRGTDALNVAVNDSFTGFVDGYAKNIEILNLTNTSDSQRIFNAAKIDGLKSVSTTGTNGIRITDLASIVNLTVNGQKDATKIGIIYNTNLTSGSNDVQNLTLNNVGRETAVAEATATDRHVKSMKVEFNGIETLNITTKDAKSYIKEVQNKAITVKGAADLDIATKDRDTTPASTDFVKSLDASTMTGNLTADLSDSRKYSSVKSGSGNDTIVVGELTVNSSSIDAGAGTDTLQVRSLQGLKKMTLKGVENIELLDKNPSGVTRLDLVGQNDIETLKVGQLDNELVVTSSSIKTVNLTKKVSPYATDAEGSGAGKVHVNDTSVETVNYKIDNATSPTAMAGKIRLSESRNVTVNLDASVITTAGSTNSDSILELPKANTLNLNVNTTVDSGISLDNSTLLKTVNIVSANPNKFTLKTDTNSTNIAKLNLTTSGSFDLGNNDTLKFVSDINVKGGAPLAVGSLIDLKNLGSISSENGVSVKVNDLTTSTLGGATVKNLNIGDITTKEASNAGANINLKNITNGIKVGVIKVGGEVNLVANNVGWLEIGGDITSKKSGITFDVSSVRHDVKIGVGSKLTAQNDINITAKDVEGKLDIGKLIAKNIVINATNIKSIHDRTATSTTLKIDDIDHSTPADRVVDSLKITLKDVINSGGTGAQIGKIDLKAGSTVDIDAGNTRGLVKFSAANEVTADKVSIDLSGTIGANSLKGIQADTIVYKGSTQTALDATSGTAGQISLIAKQDANSKDFNATVSASGQNDTLKVAVATKVVTVGKDLKTVTVSGDMGEGLQDKYEFSGTNAAELTKIDFSGLRNVESGTITTVAANTKIVSIKGTAGNDTIDTSATPFDAANVTIETGEGTNKVTTGTVTATKQVITIKGGSGNDTFDVSASKIAGSGFDGSSDNLRYTVIENVNVGDKIKIAGTTAADIQKVNLNPNGNAYANFAQFAKETGLFSTATANNKVYAFSYQNDTYLFYNQGAAGATGFELNENIVKLSGVNIANLNASLGTDGEITINGL